From Chryseobacterium sp. H1D6B, a single genomic window includes:
- a CDS encoding DUF6705 family protein → MKKILFSITLIISFSCHAQQAYPLNTDFDEVPQNSYLKDLNNELDPYIGTYKATFQNMEITLYITKEIMKFFKALNVYKDALSIRYVIKNSSGAIIQNTQSMVFQPNQSKHTIYSQGTYPNQNIVWFNYGGTNCNVGWGAIELKQINVTQISWEYRPNDIILDSSKCPSGTDINIYLPETKDLIFTKQ, encoded by the coding sequence ATGAAAAAAATATTATTTTCAATTACCTTAATCATCTCATTTTCATGTCATGCGCAACAAGCTTATCCATTAAATACAGATTTTGATGAAGTCCCTCAAAACTCTTATTTAAAGGATTTAAACAATGAATTAGATCCTTATATAGGAACATATAAAGCTACTTTTCAAAATATGGAAATCACCCTATATATTACTAAGGAAATAATGAAGTTTTTTAAGGCATTAAATGTTTATAAAGATGCATTGTCAATAAGATATGTTATAAAAAATTCATCAGGAGCTATTATTCAAAATACACAAAGTATGGTTTTTCAACCAAACCAATCTAAACATACAATCTACAGTCAAGGAACCTATCCTAACCAAAATATTGTGTGGTTTAATTATGGAGGTACGAATTGTAATGTAGGATGGGGTGCTATTGAATTAAAGCAAATAAATGTAACCCAAATTTCATGGGAATATAGGCCAAATGATATTATACTTGACAGCAGTAAATGTCCAAGCGGTACAGATATTAATATCTACTTGCCAGAGACAAAAGATTTAATTTTTACTAAGCAATAA
- a CDS encoding T9SS type A sorting domain-containing protein: MKNIYFFVLIAAHLSLSAQIINFPDPQFKAKLVSANQWNFIAQDLNGNMTVIDTNNDGEIQVSEALNISSLFLNQTQVTNITGIQSFANLGSLIVQGNTHIDEVNVSNMTNLKYLTVTNNAVDVIKTQGCTHLENFNLTNNGGYVTNLNFLQNPSLKRLTIISNYHLASADTSNLTALEEIQIQDGIFPNSNFTSLNLSNNTNLKKIIIEKSNLSSLTLNPLSQLLNFTIKNTKLTSLNVSGAGLLEYLSLDNNSLLSSINIQNTNNLNNLQLWNSPLLTSLNIQNRPNLKSLGLLNTGIASLNFTGTSSIINLGIGGNLFTSIDLSSITGLKSFNFSENGITSLNVSQNTLLEGISIMGTGLTNINIKNGNPALNFSPAPASYLPNLAYVCCDTNNVQQVSSKLISSGLNNVEVNSYCSFIPGGTTYTIQGNTKYDSNNNGCDGSDPNKAFQQFNIVNGSNSGSYIANSSGNYSISVQNGSSTITPVVENPAYFNISPASLTANFPAQTSPLAQNFCVTPNGTHNDLETIIIPITAATPGFNSVYKIIYKNKGTTTQSGSLTFNFNGNVMNYLNSTTAPNSQTAGILNWNFTNLLPFTSKEITVTFKLNTPTQTPPLLGGDILHYTAQINGGTDDTPADNIFTLNQTVVNSFDPNDKTCLEGTTISQTKVGDYVHYLIRFENTGTANAQNIVVKDQIDTSKFDLASLVALNGSHNFETKISGNTAEFIFENIQLPFDDANNDGYVSFKIKTKSTLALGDSFSNTAKIYFDYNAPIITNTYTTAVQQLLAANETADPKENISIHPNPVNDMLFVKTKNEILKVEIYDTAGRVLIKTAFNNGSVNVSELSRGNYIIKLFTKDSMVTQKFIKN; the protein is encoded by the coding sequence ATGAAAAACATTTACTTTTTTGTGCTGATTGCAGCACATCTATCACTCAGTGCGCAGATTATTAATTTTCCGGATCCCCAGTTTAAAGCCAAACTGGTCTCCGCAAACCAATGGAATTTTATAGCGCAGGATCTTAACGGCAACATGACCGTAATAGACACCAATAATGACGGGGAAATCCAGGTAAGCGAAGCTTTAAATATTTCAAGCTTATTCTTAAATCAGACGCAGGTTACCAACATTACAGGAATCCAGAGTTTTGCCAATTTAGGATCACTTATTGTACAGGGAAATACTCACATTGATGAAGTGAATGTGAGTAATATGACCAATCTGAAATACTTAACCGTTACTAATAACGCGGTAGATGTAATTAAGACACAAGGCTGTACTCATCTTGAAAACTTTAACCTTACCAATAACGGCGGCTATGTTACGAATCTGAATTTCTTACAAAATCCTTCTCTTAAAAGACTTACCATTATAAGCAATTACCATTTAGCCAGCGCAGACACTTCGAATCTTACTGCCCTCGAAGAAATTCAAATTCAAGACGGTATTTTTCCCAACTCAAATTTTACAAGTCTAAATTTATCTAACAATACAAATCTTAAGAAAATTATTATTGAGAAATCTAATCTCAGTTCATTAACATTAAATCCTTTAAGCCAGCTTCTGAATTTTACTATTAAAAATACTAAGCTGACATCATTGAATGTAAGCGGCGCGGGTCTCTTAGAATATTTATCCCTCGACAATAACTCATTATTGAGCTCAATAAATATTCAAAACACCAACAACCTGAATAATTTACAGCTTTGGAACAGCCCACTATTAACGTCACTAAATATTCAAAACAGGCCTAACCTAAAATCATTGGGCCTATTGAATACAGGCATTGCTTCACTAAACTTTACAGGAACTTCATCCATTATTAACTTGGGAATTGGAGGAAACCTATTCACATCTATTGATCTTTCATCAATTACAGGCTTAAAAAGTTTTAATTTCAGTGAAAATGGAATTACAAGTCTGAATGTAAGTCAAAATACCCTTCTGGAAGGGATAAGCATAATGGGTACAGGTTTAACCAACATCAATATAAAAAATGGAAATCCAGCCCTAAATTTCAGTCCGGCTCCTGCATCTTATCTGCCTAATCTGGCTTATGTATGCTGTGATACAAATAATGTACAGCAGGTATCTTCTAAATTAATATCATCCGGTCTTAATAATGTTGAGGTCAACAGCTACTGTTCATTTATTCCCGGCGGAACAACATATACCATCCAGGGCAATACAAAATATGACTCCAATAACAACGGCTGTGACGGAAGTGATCCAAACAAGGCATTTCAGCAGTTTAATATAGTCAACGGAAGCAATTCAGGAAGTTATATTGCCAACAGTTCAGGAAACTACTCGATTTCTGTGCAGAACGGCTCAAGCACTATTACTCCGGTTGTTGAAAACCCAGCTTACTTCAATATTTCCCCAGCAAGTTTAACCGCCAATTTCCCAGCACAGACAAGTCCTTTGGCTCAGAATTTCTGTGTCACGCCAAACGGTACTCACAACGACTTGGAAACTATAATCATACCTATTACAGCTGCCACTCCCGGTTTTAATTCTGTATATAAAATTATTTATAAAAATAAAGGAACAACCACACAATCCGGCAGCCTGACATTTAATTTCAACGGTAATGTTATGAATTATTTAAACTCTACAACAGCTCCAAATTCACAAACAGCTGGAATTTTAAACTGGAATTTCACAAACCTGCTTCCATTTACATCAAAAGAAATTACGGTAACTTTTAAATTAAATACCCCAACGCAGACTCCGCCTTTATTAGGAGGGGATATCTTACATTACACTGCACAAATTAATGGAGGTACAGATGACACTCCTGCAGATAATATTTTTACATTAAACCAAACAGTTGTTAATTCTTTCGATCCAAATGATAAAACATGTCTGGAAGGAACTACAATTTCACAAACGAAAGTTGGAGATTATGTTCATTATCTAATCAGATTTGAAAATACAGGAACTGCAAATGCTCAGAATATCGTTGTGAAAGATCAAATTGACACTTCAAAATTTGATTTAGCAAGCTTAGTCGCACTCAATGGAAGCCACAATTTTGAGACAAAAATTTCAGGGAATACTGCAGAGTTTATCTTTGAAAACATTCAGCTGCCTTTTGACGATGCCAATAATGACGGGTATGTTTCATTTAAAATCAAAACTAAATCTACATTAGCATTGGGGGATAGTTTCAGCAATACTGCTAAGATTTATTTTGATTACAACGCTCCCATTATCACTAATACTTACACTACAGCTGTCCAGCAGTTATTAGCAGCAAATGAAACTGCAGACCCTAAAGAAAATATAAGCATTCATCCAAATCCTGTAAATGATATGCTGTTTGTTAAAACAAAAAATGAGATCTTAAAAGTTGAAATATATGATACTGCCGGAAGAGTTTTAATTAAAACAGCCTTCAATAACGGTTCAGTAAATGTGTCTGAACTTTCCAGAGGAAATTATATCATTAAACTTTTCACAAAGGACAGTATGGTAACGCAGAAATTCATTAAGAATTAA
- the ligA gene encoding NAD-dependent DNA ligase LigA yields MSENIQQQIEQLREELHQHNYNYYILDEATITDFEFDAKLKELQELEAQYPEFHDDNSPTLRVGGAVTKNFPTIQHQFRMYSLDNSYDFDDLEDWEKRIIKTIDDPVEFVAELKYDGASISILYENGKLVQAVTRGDGFQGDEITANVRTISDIPLTLKGDFPNHFFMRGEIYLTRKNFDKINKLREEEGLDPFMNPRNTASGSLKMQDSAEVRKRSLSSVLYQFISEEFPAETHWELLQKAQGWGFKTSQQAKLCSTMNDVKAFISFWDEERHKLPFEIDGIVLKVNSLKQQRQLGYTAKSPRWAMAYKFKAEKVETELQSVSYQVGRTGAITPVANLKPVLLAGTIVKRASLHNEDIIKKLDLHEHDFVFVEKGGEIIPKIVGVNNEKRSAESREIEYIKNCPECGTELVKIVDQAIHFCPNELHCPPQVVGRMIHYVSRKALNIENLGGETIEQLYREKLIENPADFYVLTKEQLLPLERMAEKSVQNILDGIEKSKEIAFEKVLYGIGIKHVGETVAKKLVKNFSTIDELKNATAEELCQVEDIGTKIAVSIVEFFKNSENILMLERLKSYGVQLEKGENTNEVLSNVLEGKTFLFTGKLSLFTRESAEDMVEKHGGKNISAVSKNLNFLVVGEKAGSKLKKAQDIGTIEILDEQEFLDLIEKQ; encoded by the coding sequence ATGTCCGAAAATATTCAACAACAGATAGAACAGCTGCGCGAAGAGCTTCATCAGCATAATTACAATTACTATATTCTGGATGAAGCTACCATCACGGATTTCGAGTTTGATGCTAAATTGAAAGAACTTCAGGAACTTGAAGCCCAATATCCGGAATTTCATGATGATAATTCCCCTACTTTAAGGGTAGGCGGAGCAGTTACAAAGAACTTCCCTACGATTCAGCATCAATTCAGAATGTATTCTTTAGACAATTCTTATGATTTCGATGATCTTGAAGACTGGGAAAAGCGGATTATCAAAACAATTGATGATCCTGTAGAATTTGTGGCTGAATTAAAATACGACGGAGCCTCTATTTCTATTCTTTATGAAAATGGAAAACTGGTTCAGGCTGTAACCCGCGGGGACGGTTTCCAGGGAGATGAGATTACGGCAAACGTGCGTACTATTTCAGATATTCCATTGACCTTAAAAGGTGATTTTCCCAATCATTTTTTCATGCGCGGCGAAATCTATTTAACGAGAAAAAACTTTGACAAGATCAATAAACTACGTGAAGAGGAAGGCTTAGACCCATTCATGAATCCTAGAAATACAGCAAGCGGAAGTTTAAAAATGCAGGACAGTGCTGAGGTAAGAAAACGTTCCCTTTCTTCTGTATTATATCAATTTATTTCTGAAGAATTTCCTGCAGAAACCCATTGGGAGCTTCTTCAAAAAGCACAGGGATGGGGATTCAAAACGTCTCAGCAGGCAAAACTCTGCAGTACCATGAATGATGTGAAAGCCTTCATAAGTTTCTGGGATGAAGAACGTCACAAACTGCCTTTTGAAATCGACGGAATTGTTTTAAAAGTAAATTCACTAAAACAGCAGAGACAGCTCGGCTATACGGCAAAATCTCCACGCTGGGCAATGGCTTATAAATTCAAAGCTGAAAAAGTAGAAACTGAGCTACAGAGTGTTTCTTATCAGGTGGGGAGAACGGGAGCGATTACTCCAGTTGCCAATTTAAAGCCTGTTTTATTAGCCGGAACGATTGTAAAAAGAGCATCACTTCACAATGAAGATATTATCAAAAAACTTGATCTGCACGAGCACGATTTCGTTTTTGTAGAAAAAGGCGGCGAGATCATTCCGAAAATTGTCGGTGTAAACAACGAGAAAAGAAGTGCTGAAAGCAGAGAGATAGAATATATTAAAAACTGCCCTGAATGCGGAACTGAGCTTGTGAAAATTGTAGATCAGGCGATTCATTTCTGCCCGAATGAGCTGCACTGCCCGCCGCAGGTAGTTGGAAGAATGATTCATTATGTTTCAAGAAAAGCTTTAAATATAGAAAACCTTGGCGGAGAAACCATCGAACAGCTTTACAGAGAAAAGTTGATCGAAAATCCTGCTGATTTTTATGTTTTGACTAAAGAACAGCTTCTTCCGCTGGAAAGGATGGCTGAAAAATCAGTTCAGAACATTTTAGACGGCATTGAAAAATCTAAAGAAATCGCTTTTGAAAAAGTGCTCTACGGAATAGGAATAAAGCACGTAGGAGAAACAGTTGCTAAAAAACTAGTGAAAAACTTTTCCACCATTGACGAACTGAAAAATGCCACTGCAGAAGAACTCTGTCAGGTTGAAGATATCGGAACTAAGATTGCAGTAAGTATCGTTGAGTTCTTCAAAAACTCAGAGAATATTTTAATGCTTGAGCGGCTGAAATCGTATGGAGTCCAGCTTGAAAAAGGAGAAAACACCAATGAAGTTTTATCCAATGTTTTAGAAGGGAAAACGTTTCTTTTTACAGGGAAATTATCTTTATTCACCAGAGAGTCTGCGGAGGATATGGTAGAAAAACACGGCGGAAAAAACATCTCTGCGGTTTCTAAAAACCTTAATTTCCTTGTCGTAGGTGAAAAAGCAGGCAGCAAGCTGAAAAAAGCCCAGGATATCGGAACTATTGAAATCCTGGATGAACAGGAGTTTCTGGATTTGATAGAAAAACAATAA
- a CDS encoding T9SS type A sorting domain-containing protein gives MKKIYLIILMIIFSVFRAQIVNIPDPNFKAKLLAADVTNSIASTAFNNNIKIDTNNNGEIEVSEALQVGMLRLYGGGISNITGIAAFTNLESLEISSNNVTSIDLNSNVNLGQLSLDGNTQLNSVNLTNCTQLNRFFCSVTAITSLNLQNKPLLKNVYIQNTPLTSLNISNCPIIYELSVVNTQLTALNASNLQNVFNFSVQNNPLLSSIDFTNSNMEIIQIRNNNLSAIAIQNQSALRVLDCGLNHLTSLTTTGCPQMVTLLCDKNSLTELNLSNYPLLYRLDCSNNSINTLNLSQNPALEDLKCGNNGMAFLNLKNGKVQQPGMTFINNNPNLVVCCDENELAAIQNMVSSNNTVYNNYAVTSYCSFTPGGTFYTAQGNTKYDLNNNGCDINDPAKAFQKFMITSGSTSGSVIANISGNYSIPLQAGTHTITPFLENPSYFTISPSNLTANFPAQASPLTQNFCLSANGNHNDLEIVIIPVTPASPGFDAKYKIIYKNKGTTVQSGTLVYNFNNSLMNYLSATTAPNSQAPGILTWNFTNLLPFETKEITVTFKLNTPTQTPPLHGGDVLHYTALINGSLDETPADNIAALNQTVVNSFDPNDKTCLEGTSITQAQVGDYVHYLIRFENTGTANAKNIVVKDEIDTSKFDLSSLAALSGSHNFTTRITSPNVVEFIFENILLPFDDANNDGYVSFKIKTKSSLAIGNSFNNTAKIYFDYNAPILTNTYTTTVQQTLAVNEISVSKENITVYPNPVTDILFIQSKNEIIKAEIYDTAGRIITSTGVQGNSIKVSELTKGNYMIKLFTNDNVVVQKFIKN, from the coding sequence ATGAAAAAAATCTACTTAATCATTCTTATGATTATATTTTCTGTATTTCGGGCACAGATTGTAAATATTCCTGATCCCAATTTTAAAGCAAAACTTCTTGCTGCAGACGTTACTAACAGTATAGCTTCAACAGCATTCAATAATAATATAAAAATCGATACAAACAATAATGGTGAAATCGAAGTATCAGAAGCATTACAAGTTGGAATGCTGAGGCTGTACGGAGGAGGAATATCAAATATTACAGGAATAGCTGCTTTTACAAATCTGGAAAGTTTAGAAATATCCAGCAACAATGTAACATCTATAGATTTAAATTCAAATGTAAATCTGGGACAATTAAGCCTTGATGGAAACACTCAGTTAAATTCTGTAAATCTTACGAACTGTACTCAATTAAACAGGTTCTTTTGCAGTGTGACAGCCATTACATCATTAAATCTACAAAATAAACCTCTTTTAAAAAACGTTTATATTCAAAACACACCGCTTACTTCTTTAAACATCAGCAATTGTCCGATAATTTATGAATTATCTGTTGTCAATACCCAGCTTACCGCATTAAATGCTTCTAACCTTCAAAATGTTTTTAATTTTTCTGTACAAAATAATCCGCTGCTTTCAAGTATTGATTTCACCAATTCCAATATGGAAATAATACAGATCAGAAATAACAATTTGTCTGCTATAGCTATTCAAAACCAGTCTGCACTTCGTGTTTTAGACTGCGGGCTCAACCATTTAACAAGCTTAACAACAACAGGCTGTCCCCAGATGGTAACATTGCTTTGCGATAAAAATTCATTAACGGAATTAAACCTTTCAAATTATCCGCTTTTGTATAGATTAGACTGCAGCAACAATTCTATTAATACCTTAAATCTTTCACAAAATCCAGCCTTGGAAGATTTGAAATGCGGCAATAACGGAATGGCTTTCCTAAATTTAAAAAACGGAAAAGTACAGCAGCCCGGCATGACGTTTATCAACAACAATCCTAATCTTGTGGTATGCTGTGATGAAAATGAACTGGCAGCGATTCAGAACATGGTAAGCAGTAATAATACGGTTTACAATAACTATGCTGTTACTTCATACTGTTCTTTTACGCCGGGAGGAACATTTTACACAGCTCAGGGAAACACCAAGTATGACCTTAACAATAACGGCTGCGACATCAATGATCCAGCTAAAGCATTTCAAAAGTTTATGATTACCAGCGGAAGCACTTCCGGAAGTGTTATTGCAAATATTTCAGGAAATTATTCAATTCCTTTACAGGCAGGAACACATACTATTACTCCTTTTCTTGAAAATCCAAGCTATTTTACTATTTCTCCTTCTAACCTCACGGCAAATTTTCCAGCACAAGCCAGTCCTTTGACACAGAATTTCTGTTTGTCTGCCAACGGAAACCATAATGACCTTGAAATAGTTATTATTCCGGTTACGCCTGCTTCACCTGGTTTTGATGCAAAGTATAAGATCATTTATAAGAACAAAGGGACAACAGTACAATCCGGAACTTTAGTTTATAATTTCAACAACAGCCTGATGAATTATTTAAGCGCTACAACAGCTCCAAATTCACAAGCACCTGGAATTTTAACCTGGAACTTCACGAACCTTTTACCTTTCGAAACCAAAGAAATAACTGTCACATTTAAATTAAACACTCCGACACAGACTCCGCCTTTACACGGAGGAGATGTTTTACATTATACGGCACTAATCAACGGCTCTCTGGATGAAACGCCAGCAGACAACATTGCTGCGCTGAATCAGACTGTTGTTAATTCTTTTGACCCGAATGATAAAACCTGTCTTGAAGGCACATCTATCACGCAGGCTCAGGTTGGCGACTATGTCCACTACTTGATCAGATTTGAAAATACGGGAACAGCAAACGCTAAAAACATTGTAGTAAAAGACGAAATAGATACTTCAAAATTTGATCTTTCATCTTTAGCTGCATTATCTGGAAGCCATAATTTCACCACAAGAATCACCAGCCCGAATGTCGTTGAATTTATTTTTGAAAATATTCTACTTCCTTTTGACGATGCCAATAATGACGGATATGTATCTTTCAAAATCAAAACAAAATCAAGTCTGGCCATAGGAAACAGCTTTAATAATACGGCTAAGATTTATTTTGATTACAATGCTCCTATTCTTACTAACACCTACACTACAACTGTGCAGCAGACATTGGCTGTAAACGAAATTTCAGTCAGTAAAGAGAATATAACCGTCTATCCAAATCCTGTAACAGATATATTGTTTATCCAATCAAAAAATGAGATCATAAAAGCTGAAATATATGATACTGCGGGAAGAATTATAACTTCAACAGGTGTACAAGGAAACTCTATAAAGGTTTCTGAACTTACTAAAGGAAATTATATGATTAAACTGTTTACAAACGATAACGTTGTAGTACAGAAATTCATTAAGAATTAA
- a CDS encoding DUF6705 family protein produces MKNLILFPGILFVISCKAQTLPLNTSLKDIPANAYVKDLNNELAQYTGTYKTNFQGKEITLYITKNENVLQKSSQKNYYSDVLDIKYIVKNSAGTILQDTQNSTITNIKFYSYYTYPNKNTIVFYYSGTNCRVGWGDIFLKKINDTQISWEYRPDDIILDSSKCTSGTDINIYLPETKDLIFNKQ; encoded by the coding sequence GTGAAAAACTTAATATTATTTCCAGGAATATTATTTGTGATTTCTTGTAAAGCACAGACATTACCACTAAACACATCTTTAAAAGATATTCCAGCAAATGCTTATGTTAAAGATTTAAATAATGAATTAGCTCAATACACTGGAACTTATAAAACTAACTTTCAGGGGAAAGAAATTACATTATATATTACAAAAAATGAAAATGTATTGCAAAAAAGTTCACAGAAAAATTATTATTCAGATGTCTTAGATATTAAGTATATTGTTAAGAACTCTGCTGGTACTATATTACAGGATACACAAAATAGCACTATTACTAACATTAAATTTTATAGTTATTACACTTATCCGAATAAGAATACTATTGTATTCTACTATAGCGGGACAAATTGTCGCGTAGGCTGGGGAGACATATTCTTAAAAAAAATCAATGATACTCAAATATCTTGGGAATATCGTCCTGATGATATTATACTTGACAGCAGTAAATGTACAAGCGGTACAGATATTAATATCTACTTGCCGGAGACAAAGGATTTAATTTTTAATAAACAGTGA